The Budorcas taxicolor isolate Tak-1 chromosome 20, Takin1.1, whole genome shotgun sequence genome window below encodes:
- the ENC1 gene encoding ectoderm-neural cortex protein 1: MSVSVHENRKSRASSGSINIYLFHKSSYADSVLTHLNLLRQQRLFTDVLLHAGNRTFPCHRAVLAACSRYFEAMFSGGLKESQDSEVNFDNSIHPEVLELLLDYAYSSRVIINEENAESLLEAGDMLEFQDIRDACAEFLEKNLHPTNCLGMLLLSDAHQCTKLYELSWRMCLSNFQTIRKNEDFLQLPQDMVVQLLSSEELETEDERLVYESAINWISYDLKKRYCYLPELLQTVRLALLPAIYLMENVAMEELITKQRKSKEIVEEAIRCKLKILQNDGVVTSLCARPRKTGHALFLLGGQTFMCDKLYLVDQKAKEIIPKADIPSPRKEFSACAIGCKVYITGGRGSENGVSKDVWVYDTLHEEWSKAAPMLVARFGHGSAELKHCLYVVGGHTAATGCLPASPSVSLKQVEHYDPTTNKWTMVAPLREGVSNAAVVSAKLKLFAFGGTSVSHDKLPKVQCYDQCENRWTVPATCPQPWRYTAAAVLGNQIFIMGGDTEFSACSAYKFNSETYQWTKVGDVTAKRMSCHAVASGNKLYVVGGYFGIQRCKTLDCYDPTLDAWNSITTVPYSLIPTAFVSTWKHLPS; the protein is encoded by the coding sequence ATGTCTGTCAGTGTGCACGAGAACCGGAAGTCCAGGGCCAGCAGTGGCTCCATCAACATCTACCTGTTCCACAAGTCCTCCTACGCAGACAGTGTCCTCACTCACCTGAACCTGTTGCGCCAGCAGCGCCTCTTCACTGATGTCCTTCTCCACGCGGGCAACAGGACCTTCCCTTGTCACCGGGCAGTACTGGCTGCGTGCAGCCGCTACTTCGAAGCCATGTTCAGCGGGGGCCTGAAAGAGAGCCAGGACAGTGAAGTCAACTTCGACAATTCCATCCACCCGGAAGTCTTGGAGCTGCTCCTCGACTATGCCTACTCCTCCCGGGTCATCATCAATGAAGAAAATGCAGAATCGCTCCTGGAAGCCGGCGACATGCTGGAGTTTCAAGACATCCGGGATGCGTGTGCCGAGTTCCTGGAAAAGAACCTGCACCCCACCAACTGCCTGGGCATGCTGCTGCTGTCCGACGCGCACCAGTGCACCAAGCTGTACGAGCTCTCCTGGCGGATGTGTCTCAGCAACTTTCAGACCATCAGGAAGAACGAAGATTTCCTGCAGCTGCCCCAGGACATGGTCGTGCAGCTCTTGTCCAGTGAAGAGCTGGAGACCGAAGACGAAAGGCTTGTGTACGAGTCTGCAATTAACTGGATCAGCTACGACCTGAAGAAGCGCTACTGCTACCTCCCAGAGCTGTTGCAGACGGTGCGGCTGGCGCTGCTGCCGGCCATCTATCTCATGGAGAATGTGGCCATGGAAGAACTCATCACCAAGCAGAGGAAGAGCAAGGAGATCGTGGAAGAGGCCATCAGGTGCAAACTGAAAATCCTGCAGAACGACGGTGTGGTGACCAGCCTCTGTGCCCGGCCCCGGAAAACCGGCCATGCCCTCTTCCTCTTGGGAGGACAGACTTTCATGTGTGACAAACTCTATCTGGTCGACCAGAAGGCCAAAGAGATCATTCCCAAGGCTGACATCCCAAGCCCGAGGAAAGAATTCAGTGCGTGTGCAATTGGCTGCAAAGTATACATTACTGGGGGGCGAGGGTCTGAGAATGGAGTCTCGAAAGACGTCTGGGTGTATGATACCCTGCATGAGGAGTGGTCCAAGGCGGCCCCCATGCTGGTGGCCAGGTTTGGCCACGGCTCTGCTGAACTCAAGCACTGCCTGTATGTGGTCGGCGGGCACACTGCCGCCACTGGCTGCCTCCCAGCCTCCCCCTCAGTCTCTCTGAAGCAAGTGGAACATTACGACCCCACAACCAACAAATGGACCATGGTGGCTCCCCTCCGAGAAGGGGTCAGCAACGCCGCAGTGGTGAGTGCCAAGCTCAAGCTGTTTGCTTTTGGGGGTACCAGTGTCAGTCATGACAAGCTCCCCAAAGTTCAGTGTTACGATCAGTGTGAAAACAGGTGGACGGTCCCAGCCACCTGTCCGCAGCCCTGGCGTTACACGGCGGCAGCTGTGCTGGGCAACCAGATTTTTATTATGGGGGGAGATACTGAGTTCTCCGcctgctctgcatataaattcaaCAGCGAGACTTACCAGTGGACCAAGGTGGGAGACGTGACGGCAAAGCGCATGAGCTGCCACGCCGTGGCCTCCGGAAACAAACTCTACGTGGTTGGAGGGTACTTTGGCATTCAGCGATGCAAAACTCTGGACTGCTACGACCCAACACTGGACGCGTGGAACAGCATCACCACAGTCCCGTACTCACTGATCCCTACTGCGTTTGTCAGCACCTGGAAACATCTGCCTTCTTAA